The genomic segment CTCTACAGTGATTGTAATACATAGACCAATCTCTTATATTAAATTGATAATATTATGGGATCAATTCTTAGGCTAAAAAAATGAATCCCAATAACTCCTCATTGACCAAATCTGAAAGAACCTTAAAAGATATTATGACCACATGACAGTTCAACTTTTCTCTTACGTGTTCCTTATTCAGTTGAGTGAAGTTCCGTAAAGAACAGGTAAAAGCTTCACAAACGTTCAATCAGAATGAGCTCATTGATAGATTCTTAGTCACTCTCGATCTGTAGTCAACATTATTGAGGGAGAAAATTGTATAAAATTCAAATTGTGGACATTGTACTAATAGAAGAGAATAAAAAAAGACTAAAATACATGCAATGTATGAATTAAGGGTAGCTTCTAAGTTGACTGGTGATCATATCATGGACACTGTGAATCAGAGCATAGCAGCATTATTGCAGCCAGGTAGGTTTATCTGTGAAATACTCTGGTATTTTAGAGAAAACACAATCTGAAGATTCTGCCATGGACTATAGACAAAGATCTTATTCATCTGGCGTTGCCCTGACTAGCTCATTCCATTGCCACCCCAGTTGACTGATAGGCATTCATAACGAGATACCTGTCATTCACCTAGAGTTACAGTGATGGGGCTGAAAAGACAAAAGGTGCAGAACTTGCGTCTTATCCTGGTTGGAACCAGTATAAGGTTGTGCAGGGAACACTTGCTTGGGTAAGTTGTGCAAGTGACAACTTCTGTAATGCACTTGTTAGCATGAAAAACTGGCTGCAGACCCACGAGGTATAATATCAATCAGTAGAAATAAAGAAATGGGTTGTTATGCCGTGCTGCCGGATAAATTCTGGAGAGCAATTGATATGATGAGGAGATTTTATTGTTTATTtgttgttttattatttatttttttattgttctacGCATTTCGGAGCTAGAATGCTCCTTCAGGATTCAAAAATAGTACATTGCTATTTTTAGTTCCTGAAGGAGCATACTagctctgaaatgcgtagaactaTGAACAATAAATCTGCTCATCATATCGATAGCAATCCTAAATCTATCTGGCAGCACTATTTTAGCGCTGCTGTAGGATTGACACAAATCCAAAAATTCTGAGGTATTGGTTGTTTTATTCTACGCATTTCGAAGTGTgacctcacttcttcatcaggaaaatccaccagttcctataaaGAAGTGAGGACACACTTTGAAACGTGTAGAATAAAACCCCCTATACTTCAGTATTTTAGGATCCGTGTCATTTCTACTGCAACGCAGAAATAGTTCTACCTTTCTATAGTTCTTCTTGATCTATACTTGCTTTTGAGAGCGTGGACCCTGCAGCAGCTGATTAAGTGATTTGATACTTGTTGTCtgtcacacaaccacacaaggtgagcacTATTCCTTATCACCTTTCATATATTTATTGGGTAACACCTTATTGCACTTTCTATCCCTAGCTTTTATTTGGCAGCATGGCATGAAAACCCATTTCTTCTTTTCTACTAATTGATGATTCACCTGGAATGGCGTTGGTAGATACCGGCCAGGGGTAGCAATGGATTTAGTAATGTCTCAAGCCTTGGTCTTCAGCAGGTTGTTCACAATACTATATCTCTGACACACTTGAGCATCTCAGAGAAGAATATCTCTGGCTGCAATCACGATGCCAGGTTCTGATTCATATTACCAGTGGTTTAAGCAGACTGAATCATTTGACAGATCCCCTCTAAAGCCTATAAAGAAGTATCACAAACATACTGAGCTTAGGGTCaagtgaaaaagtatcaatgaaaaAAAAGAAGATACCTATCCAGATCTACCGTACAAAAAAGCAGTTCTTCCACATACTGGACATTAAAAATTCTTCTTCTTTATTTTAACCATGAACCCGAGTTAAAACATGGTTCCAAAGCACACACCACATGAGACCCTCAAGTGTTTCCGACATACACAGCGCCCTTAGGACTAAGGggtaatttgcacactacgatatcgcaggtgcgatttcggtggggtcaaatcgaaagtgacgcacatccggcgtcgctgtcgatatcgtagtgtttaaatcctttatgatacgattaacgagcgcaaaagcgtcgtaatcgtatcatcggtgtagtgtccgacatttctataatgtagctgcagcgacggtacgatgttgttcctcgttcctgcggcagcacacatcgctgtgtgagaagccgcaggagcgaggaacatctactacctgcgtcaccgcggctcacgccggctatgcggaaggaaggaggtgggcgggatgtttacatcccgctcatctttgccccctccgcttctattagccgcctgccatgtgacgtcgttgtaacgccgcacgacccgcccccttaggaaggaggcagttcactggccagagcgacgtcgcaggacaggtgagtgcatgtgaagctgccgtagcgataatgttcgctaaggcagcaatcacaagatatcgctgctgcgacgggggcggggactatcgcgctcggcattgcaagcattggcttgcgatgtcgtagtgtgaaaagtacccctaagggcgcTGTGTACACCAGAAATGTGTAAGGGTCACGTGTCGTGTGTTCTTCGGCACCATGTGTTAACTTGTATTCATGGTTTGAATGAAAGAAGACTTTTTAATGTCCAGGATGTGCCAGACCTGCTCTTTTTTATGGTAGATCGGGATAGGTGTCTTCTTTTTGTTTGCTGATAGGTTTTCACTTGACCCTAAGCTCAGTATGTTTGGTAACTTGAGTCTTCCATGGCGGATTTTTATCTGAGCATTCCAAAGAATATTCAACAACAATCTTATCAATTTTGAAATGTCAGTAGCTTATTATTCTGCATAGTTATCCTGATCTATGACACTTATGAGCCTAGAATTTAAGTCACAGTGAAAATAAAGCGACAATATTGGCAATAAAAAGTTGGACCTACGATTATGAAATAGATACAGTAAATCGAATGACAATAGATTTCTTCCAGATAAATTCCTCTTTCTGATTGTTTCAATATAATAAGTTGGATTGGAGTTATTTTCCAGTCTTTTCCTATAAATGTTATTCGTGCATGTGCCGCAATTCTACAAAATGTAAAGAGACTGAGATTGAATGCCTTGGAAATCGATGCATGACCGCCTCGCAACGCGTTAAAAATAGTGAGTACAATTCAGTTTTTCCTCTTAACTAACCTAAACAATCACCATCTCACCTCTGGTTCTGTGATGTTAACCTATTTTATAGATGGAAAATTGCAAAAAGAAATGTATAAAAGTTGTGCTAATGAAACATTGTGTGGAACCAAGGGTGCAATGGTAGTGGGAAATTCAACACTTCGATTTTATGCGAGTTGCTGCGATGGAGAGTTTTGCAACAATAAAGGATATGAACGTAAGTGTGAAAATGGTAATAATTATAATTGACTGCTAAAAAAACTTCAGATTTAAGTATATAATGTTTTCTACAacttgatcactccaggctgtagttgccaggggtgatcacgcgagctggctctttactatgcacgcatcccccgctcatcctcccacccacctgtcagcgccggctttagtgctgagagatgatagacgggaggatgcatatgaaatgagcggatgCACGTGGacatggcaggctgctacagcctgctcatgctgccgatgacccactccaccacagcaccctcattcccccgtATTCCCCCCTACTTTTCATCCACAGCCATGATAACACCAGCCGGGGCCTGGTATATTCTTAGCACACAgcccccggtattgccgcatctattagatgtgataatcccggtgcaataccagctctttccattggcctgatgcagtgccaatcagggtaataaggggttagtagcagcccatagctgatactaagccctaggttagtgtgatggcacaggcatctatgagatacctgcatcatacaaacctgtaagtgaatgtaaagtagcacacacacagagaaaaatcctttatttggaataaagtacataaCACACACCCTCATTCGCCtttttattaagcccaaacacagCCCTGCAGCTCCGGTGTAATCGACACAATGTCCCAtgatgacacatccagctctgctacatctcagagcgagcagccatagagaagactgccagctctgagtgtagtctATGACTGAGCCACGATAAATGATGACTgcagcagacactgtcacaggctgggagcGCATCAGCCTGTAacaaatcacagacgagaggacggccggtgggcggggaaaacacggaaagctgtgtgtatgcgatggacagtacaggaagtgaatgcgcgacccggaagcaatgtgccgccatgacaccgagtctcgataAGTATGAAAtgctcacttatttcttcttttctttatttttaatttaattGTCGAATCTGAATCATGCACCCAGAATCCCGCACCCGGGTCCGGCACCCAAATATCGTTGAAAcctcgcggatccggacttttacagtccagatccgcTCAGCCATAATTATAATCAATCACAGTGCCATCCTAATTCATGCATAAATACATAAATCAAGATATAATGATAAGGTGCTCTGTGCTGAATAGTATCACTTGTTGATATGAATCATTTAGAAAGCGCCATTAACATGTCTAATTCTGCTCCATGCTTGTGACTAAATAAACCCGGTCACCCAGGACCGAATGAGTATAGGAGACAAATAGACAATAATAGAATTTACTACTGGCAGCTGAATCCACATCCCTCTACCCCGACGTGCGTTTTgcctcttattttcgggggattttttcttctcttttttaacATATtgaatttttaataaaaataaatattttaaatattttgatTTCTTAAGCTTCATTTGTCTGAATACCTCATTCAGACTATGGTGTGACTTGAAATAATATATGCGTACATTCCTTTAGCACCAACAGAAGATCAAACACTAAAATTTGTAGAATGTATTTTTGTCTTCACACTTTGAAGGAATTATTAAAAATTCAACAGTTTGCATCAAATCGGTTTATTCATCTTTAATTACATGCTATTTCCTACCATAAGTTCTAGtaaaatttaaatatttatttaaagtaAACATTTGGCTTGTTTCTCCAGTTCTTccagaaaatcaaacacaaaatggtGTAACATGTCCATCATATCTATGTTTTAACACCTTGGATGAATGTAAAACTGACAAGATGATGAACTGCACTGGATCCATGAACAAATGCATCGAATATAGGGGTTCAATGGTAAATCCAGGTGAGAAAATCTTTCCTAAAGTTGTAAATATTTTCTATAACCAAATGCTCTTTTTGCTCTAAAGCATCTGTGCCGCCCCGTggaagcagctgggctgctcggatccgggttcgctgtggctcgagggtttccggacccgggggtcgtgcggcaactcaaatgaaagggggtatttacagggaaattTATATATAGTTCTTGATGCCACCCGTGATATATGGTAATttgggaagtaccgccgctgcctttggaagtacccagggtgatgaagaagggcagcaaggtgtcgtagccctccacgggtagggggatgccccaggactcagtgtggatgctgtgggatgcaggggtcactctcgtactcactcagtcaataagcagacggtgacaaccgggtaaaccaactctctgggtgccgctgccactgagGTGAGCTTGTCTGTtctcgtcccctatagtgttgcctggtgatccgtgacctgcctcctggcactaagtttaacttcaacgtggtggcccagtagtatggaacttgccgggccccgctccccactatggctaagtgtgggagcttgctttcagggctcacgtttgggattttctggaccgttttggattggaaagtcctattcccctcgttgcactaatgccctgattctggggtggtgggaacagatcataaaggctccattctcctcaggtgaattgtcaggttgcctgaagctactccccgactaaGGGTCCGTGAACCCTTTCGTGCCTTCGATCCGGGAccagtgacagtgctaggctgctggctgtcctcctcaacaagtccagacaccttgccacaatcccctgcgactgggggtccaaatCCTTTAGGCCCAGACGACCGTgtgcaacctagatagcttctctaggagccaccgctcccaacCTACTCTcattctctgctctttactgactacactcctcacttcccctccctgacccccagatgggctactctattccactcaagccgtccactggtgcatctggtgggtggggtgcaggGTTTATCTAGGATTTGatctgctgttggaggcaacactattagatagggacccagaaccatgagggacttggaatactgcccagaagggcagtttgtgcagtaccctgtgacgaactgatagtccaggggcgtcacacatctaaaataaaaaatataggaaATTCATAAATATAGTCTGAACTTAaatattttagagggttttttttatatatagcatATAGCTTCAGTGCTTACTGCAGTTGGAACCTTTCAGGTCCTATTAATATGTTAAGGAAATGTAGACTATATACAAATTTTTTGTTATGAAAATGTTTCTTGTTTTTGTATCTACAGATGGAACATTTACAAATTATTCTGGCAAAGGTTGTATTAATGATGATGCCTGCTGATACAACATTGACAGCAAGATTGCCTATGAAGAAACGCGCAGGGTGTTCATCAAGTGTTAGATTCTACAGTTTAAGCCAGGCATTTTAATTGTAAAATTAATGATAAATTAGAGAAGCTAGTGTCAAGGAAAATTTGAATTTACCTGTTTACATTGCTTTTACCAGGAATTTCAATTCTACAGTTTAATTTCTACAAATCTAATGTCCCCTCTTATGCTTTGGGATCACTCTAGAACCTGGTGCATAATAGGCATAatgtgtagagatgagtgaacctgaggttcagtggTCGGGCTTTTAGAAAAAAGAAACCTGAGTTTGCGTTCAGAGTTGAGGTTCTTTCTTTACCCATGAACTTTACTTGCGCGAGCTTCACTGttgtcgggtacactcggtgctaggCCCACTGCATTTTCAAATGGCTTGCACAGggtgtaacaacagcgtgatcggatataACGTACACCCCTCAAAAAATTAGAAAACCCTTGTCACCTGCCCCCAGAAATgatatgtttatggctggctgcctgTGGGCggaaacccaaactgcccaattagtgagttTCATTGGGTTTCAGATCAAGTTTGGGATTCAAGTTCGGCTGATCTCGGCGAACTGAACTTCCACAGATCTGTTCATCTCCAATAAtgtgttaaaaattaaaaaatccttTTACTCAGCTCTCTGACCCCTCCTCTTATCACTAGCTCCACCTGCTCCCCGTCACATCTTCAGATCACCATTGGATGCATTGAAAATTCCATCCAGTGGAGGCACCTCCAGGTTTGATGAATCAGGAGGGTTGTGCACAAGAGCAAAACTTGAAGGACTATGACATCCCGGCATCATAACATTACAGCATGCACTGCAACCTTTGCTGGCACATGCACAGGACGCTAATTTTCCTAGCAAAGCTCAAAGCCAAAACCTAGCCCTAACGTAAATGATGACAATCTGAAGACGCAGAAAGGTAACTATGAAGAGTATTCGGTTTCCTTGCTTTTCATAATTCAGGCAAATGCAGCTGTCGGCCACCACCTGGCTAAATCCAAAtggaagcacattaaaaaaaaattaagtgtgGATTTTTGTAAAATCAGTTTGAATTTATTGCAATAACATGTAATCACTCATTACTATTTCTAATGATCTTCCTCTATTCTGTCCTAATTACAAATAATCCACAAGAATGCAAAGTATCACACTTTCTATTCAGTATTCAGGCGTCCAAATGTTTTCTTGTCTTTTTAGTTGAGAGTTGAGTCTTTTCTTTTCAGTCTATTAACATCTAAACATAGCAATGTCATTGATATatggggagtagagttgagcgagggtcgcggttcaaggttctccagttcgcggctcgagtgattttgggggctgttctagatcgaactagaactcgagcttcttactaaagctcgatagttctagatacattcgagaacggttctagcagcaaaaagaccagctaattactagctggctttccgctgtaatagtgtaagtcactctgtgactcacactattatgaaatttcagtgtatagtgtgcgggaacagcgcattcagatcactgctgtttggataatggcgatcgccattttttttttttttcccttgtcttccttccctaagcgcgagcgtgtagtggggcgggccagcatatcagccaatcccagacacacacacagctaagtggacttttagccagagaagcaacggcacatgtgataggatgtccatgtcacatgtcccggcattataaaaacgagtatctgcccgtccggacgccattatctcttctgcgtccttggtgtcagtcaccgctggcgcagctcctgtctccgatactgctgtgtacgctctatacacagtgctgtacagaatagggatagcactttctatcagtccttttaaaggctcgtaccggcagggtcagagccataggtgacaggtccgtgaaaacagagtttaacagctacacaagatgacagcatctgtgtagctaaggtcagggatttcctcactgcatttccccattaggagggatagaaaggcaggcttcctttcccctacccagagacccacaaccctggcactgtaccctcctgtcctctgcacactccaactcattataactaagccattatactagtgtgaagccccaccagtattgtgttggtgcattaccttcagggactccacgtagctggatcttgtcacaggtaggagatcttcttttaggattgtcgtgacgccactctcagaattgcggtcagtggggaccgccactgcaggttaagggatgcctggggctgatggtgggtgcagccagttgtaatagcctcctgagagtgaggcaagccccagggccctgtgtaggtgtgtagaaccacaaggcgcagaataactccacacaagcagaatgtctttcaggggttttactcactgttgatggcagagtgagtaacccgggcgtagctgggatgaaccaggctggaaccaggtatccttcaggctgactgatgagggtggctaccgactcgccttccttagcccttctgtggtttgtggtaaccccgacttttagtccctatgggggtaacccagggaagtaactgctcccctcgtttgtttgccgtttgcttgtcgcctggaccagatcactccagctgcttgcctcctgtgaactatgggccctaactgtggctacgtggctgcagcttttgtggtgttgtggcgtgggcgttaagggccccacaccggcaggtttagcaaggaaaggtggatctatccccgcatcgggatctgccgcccgtttgggcctggtactccctgacagtctccttactttccactacactgctctctctccagctgtgcgtggtgttcgggcagcactcccaggtgaccgttctcccccgtcggtagtcactgcgcggacgctgttagactgtaacagctccagggtctgcttctgctcttcctggactgcacactaaactggctcactcgtgggacctgcactgctgcttctgtctgagctccacttccatgctcctcactcctccacactctgcttcagactgtatactcctccttctcttttccccttgtgcctgcctacgtcacctagcaaccaggctctctaccacaccccttgagtggagatggaggcttcgccccctccactcctcaagtggaggtgaaggctttgccccctcctgggatccccaggggtcctcccaaaggtacatgtgtgagacctgatcactatgcgcctgtgtagtcacacctcggtcagccttctggattacctgtttgtactgtccccagcatgggtgcagtactcagtggtgcctgaccaagtcaggggcgccagactagcaaacactgagtgaacttagtggcatcctaaacgtagctattggacttctgtatagtcccagtagtgcacagatatttgcagcacgtctgcctgcattgcacactcaaactcattataactaagccattatactagcaaacactcagtgtacctagtggcatcctaaacgtggctgttggacttctgtattgtcccacaagtgcaaagatatttgcagcacgtctgcctgcattgcacactcaaactcattgttactaagccattatactagcaaatactcagtgaacttagtggcatcctaaacgtggctgttggacttctgtattgtcccacaagtgcaaagatatttgcagcaagtctgcctgcattgcacactcaaactcattgttactaagacattataataccaaaaatttagtaaacttagtggcatacaagaagtggctgttggacttccattagtgtcccactggtgcaaatctatgtgcagcacctctgcatgacaccctcatgcacattttgctgcgctaattttatagcaaactcagggaattccttactgcatttgataattcggagggatagaaagtgaggcttcctttatcttttccttctgttcatagaaagcatctccaagtccacacccgatgagcaatttctcctccacgtctaagtgtggagaggcagctagtgcgcatgcgtgtgccgattttccccagccgcagcctaactacagtgtttcgcctagtgagtatgctcagcctgactgtgccattcctgaggctaagtcttcatttcgggatacagcgcatgctcccacacttagtgcgaaagcctctttgcacaggtacttgcattccgtgccgggtctaagtcctgtgttgtgctgagacaccatgctaaagctgatagtcttttttcagagactgtatttcatgctactgagcatgctcaggcacttactgcatcagagactaggtccggtaatgaactctttggcactgcccctgatgtggggggcccatatagaccacagggcatcaggtgtcctgatgatggccCCTgtaatgttaacagggagttcctgggctgggtgggcgtgtggaccctgtgacgctaacagggctcccagtctccagatcccagtggcgtctaactcggttcaggcaactattagtttcatagccacacagctctgtatcctccaccaaaccttccagttgccaacctctccttttccatctgggagcacggtggacactgactgctgatggggatatatacctttctctttcttttcttattaattttcgttatatagcggtaacatagtatataccaccttatccaaatctgccagtcccactgtaacagatggtgtttcttcatcaaatgttactgttgcttaaccaccaaacccacggacaaaaacttttttcccctttccaacacacctgttcccctttccaccagcatctgtcctttttcaactcatttggtatataacCAAAAGTGCAActttgcagggacaccgtactcaatgccatctcagcacaacagccagccctcggtccctcagatgtggacaagtaaaagcccatttcctcctatccatgacaaagcgttgagattcactctgtgcagcactggtgtttactagaaaagcagatctaagaatccgtaccaccttctgcagatactcctgtatacatgtgtccctttctatggcaggaattatttcgccaaattttgtcttgttccagggatctaacagtgtggcaacccagtagttagcattacttcaaattcgtacaatccgagggtcatgttgtaggtagtgcagcaagaaggcgctcatgtgtcttgtttatccaggaggaccaagtccttggtgtgttggtggcagagaggtgagaatcgtgactccttcctctgccctctccccccaacctcgcacaaccgaaatgtgagcaagctgtcactcatctgctcagtcttccatgcccatagccagttcgtcctccatttcttcatgggctcctgcaccttcctcaacaatttttgctgatactatgcgcccttgttaatccctctcccccaccatgactgccgcctaggtgccgctcaccgtctggaccttgtagatcttattatcccttctgcatatgactcctcctatacttcctccccttcctcttggaccaatacctgactccgaataatgcttacagtgtgctccatcatgtagatgaccagaattgtcgcgctgagaatggcattgccagtgctaaacatcttcgtcgacatttgtaaactgtgtagaagggtgcataggtccttgatctgacaccactccagcagcgtgatctgcaccacctctggatcaagatagcccagggtatacgtcagaccatatttcagcagggctctgcggtgctgccacagacactgcaacatgtgcagattccaattcctgcgtgtcggaacatcgcatttccggcgtttaaccgccagaccctacgtcttcaggagcgatgaaagttgttgagctgctgggtgcgaaggatgaaagtgagcacatagcagcgttcccgctgcacaaggccatgtaggccgggatgatattttaaaaattgctggagaatcagattcaacacgtgagccatacaaggcacgtgtgtcattttgccctgccgaagggccgcagacaggtttgcatcattgccgcacatggctgttaagtcaccaacgtagtccactcaatcaatttgtactccggtcgccaggtgacaacgtgttcatttcgtgcatagtgctgatgatgggaaaggagtcgatgccagcggcgcaggtggacgcaggttatggtcactcactgggttgcgttaccttgacagatacagaaccataggctgaatgtaggtggtgggtatctcacagatgaagtaccatcattcagctacaaccattgggaagataccacacccttgtttaggcccctcctgtctgcagaccactgccagacatagctatgaacctcttgttactgttac from the Anomaloglossus baeobatrachus isolate aAnoBae1 chromosome 11, aAnoBae1.hap1, whole genome shotgun sequence genome contains:
- the LOC142256476 gene encoding phospholipase A2 inhibitor and Ly6/PLAUR domain-containing protein-like isoform X2 gives rise to the protein MKNLFALLFMISTLAVSDGKLQKEMYKSCANETLCGTKGAMVVGNSTLRFYASCCDGEFCNNKGYELLPENQTQNGVTCPSYLCFNTLDECKTDKMMNCTGSMNKCIEYRGSMVNPDGTFTNYSGKGCINDDAC
- the LOC142256476 gene encoding uncharacterized protein LOC142256476 isoform X1, with the protein product MKNLFALLFMISTLAVSVFSYKCYSCMCRNSTKCKETEIECLGNRCMTASQRVKNNGKLQKEMYKSCANETLCGTKGAMVVGNSTLRFYASCCDGEFCNNKGYELLPENQTQNGVTCPSYLCFNTLDECKTDKMMNCTGSMNKCIEYRGSMVNPDGTFTNYSGKGCINDDAC